AGGCTCTTACTCCAAAAATACTCCAACCCCATGAAGCAAGGCAGTGATTTAGAAGCAAAGTTTCATCGTGAACGTTCCGGAGTCGAAGGAGGATCGGGAGAAGGAGTTCCTTGCGACGACGAGAAAGGAGAACAAGAAGAGGGAGTTCCTAACAATGACAATAAAGGAGAATTTGGAGAGGGAGTTCCTGATGACGGAAAAGGAGATTCCGAAGAGAATGATGAATATTATTCTTCCGAAGACGAGTTTGGGAGCAAAGACGAGGAAGGCGacaaagaagatgatgattatTACAAAGGTGGCGAGGATGGC
Above is a genomic segment from Cucurbita pepo subsp. pepo cultivar mu-cu-16 unplaced genomic scaffold, ASM280686v2 Cp4.1_scaffold003267, whole genome shotgun sequence containing:
- the LOC111786897 gene encoding secreted acidic protein 1A-like encodes the protein MKQGSDLEAKFHRERSGVEGGSGEGVPCDDEKGEQEEGVPNNDNKGEFGEGVPDDGKGDSEENDEYYSSEDEFGSKDEEGDKEDDDYYKGGEDGEDNQGDDSKDGDNDNKNGSDGIEHSDEEDPQGHGVNMKKVGD